In the genome of Ancylomarina subtilis, one region contains:
- a CDS encoding DMT family transporter, with protein MTLSKPVKGTFIALLATLTFSNVYVFSKMAMQDISLASFGVLWFGLALLWNTLYHFYKKKTDSFKKLPKSSKRTLILISCSELIATSAFFVAIQLTPNPTIVSFLANTSPIFVIILGFFFLKERFSYLDILGICLSIVGVGLINYGESGLQLKELNSPASLATFTFAFFYGISLILAKSKVGSLPSSMITLSRNIALFLGFLIYNLSVLKFPEYSQSSIIYIALGSLFGPFLGTILTFSALKYLQASKVTIIITSRSFFIILGTFIFLGILPNQNQFVGGLFTIIGILVISISGIKKEEN; from the coding sequence ATGACTCTATCAAAACCGGTAAAAGGCACCTTTATAGCGCTCTTGGCAACACTAACATTTTCGAATGTGTATGTTTTCAGCAAAATGGCTATGCAGGATATTAGCCTGGCAAGTTTTGGTGTTTTATGGTTTGGTCTTGCCCTACTTTGGAATACCTTATATCATTTTTACAAAAAAAAGACCGATTCCTTTAAAAAGCTGCCTAAATCATCAAAACGGACTTTAATCCTCATTTCTTGCTCAGAACTAATAGCCACATCCGCGTTTTTTGTTGCCATTCAATTGACCCCCAACCCCACAATTGTATCTTTCTTAGCTAATACAAGTCCAATTTTCGTCATTATTCTAGGCTTCTTCTTCCTGAAGGAGAGATTTTCATATCTTGATATATTGGGTATCTGTCTGAGTATTGTAGGAGTCGGGTTAATTAATTATGGCGAGTCGGGATTGCAACTTAAGGAACTTAATAGTCCTGCGAGTCTTGCGACTTTCACATTTGCTTTTTTCTACGGAATTAGCCTTATCCTTGCCAAATCAAAAGTTGGAAGTTTACCTTCATCCATGATTACCTTGTCGCGAAATATTGCTTTATTCCTGGGTTTTCTTATCTACAACCTATCTGTATTAAAATTCCCGGAATATAGTCAGAGTTCAATTATTTATATTGCCCTTGGTTCCTTATTCGGACCATTTTTAGGAACGATCCTAACCTTTTCGGCTCTCAAATATCTTCAGGCATCCAAGGTCACCATTATAATTACAAGCAGAAGTTTTTTTATAATATTAGGAACATTTATATTCTTAGGAATTCTCCCCAATCAAAATCAGTTTGTTGGCGGTTTGTTTACAATTATTGGAATTTTAGTGATTTCAATTTCCGGAATAAAAAAAGAAGAAAATTAA
- a CDS encoding c-type cytochrome, with product MKKFKNIFLGLSLVLAGALFMAFALPQDKKMGGPWEIPAKYKTMKNTFKDDASLLKVGKMLYTKHCKSCHGSKGEGDGPKARSMKTAIPPFNSDKFQAQSDGVIYYQSIIGRDEMPNYEKKIADDEDRWALINYLRTLK from the coding sequence ATGAAAAAATTCAAGAACATATTTTTAGGATTATCTTTAGTATTGGCTGGAGCTCTATTTATGGCTTTTGCTTTACCACAAGATAAAAAGATGGGAGGCCCCTGGGAAATCCCTGCTAAGTACAAAACAATGAAAAATACGTTTAAAGATGATGCGTCATTATTAAAAGTTGGCAAAATGCTTTATACGAAACATTGTAAATCTTGTCATGGTAGTAAAGGTGAAGGTGATGGACCTAAAGCAAGAAGTATGAAAACTGCTATCCCACCATTTAACAGTGATAAGTTTCAAGCTCAATCTGATGGAGTCATATATTACCAATCAATTATTGGGCGGGATGAAATGCCAAACTATGAAAAGAAGATAGCTGATGATGAGGACAGATGGGCACTAATCAACTATCTGAGAACTTTGAAATAA
- a CDS encoding DUF5777 family beta-barrel protein produces the protein MRKNIFTLSFLLVFAFGSVLAQETETEKVIDKPVRSPFESGFLIDNQTTVIQPVNTLEFAIQHKFGTVENGHSDLWGLYASGANIRLGLSYVVANNVQVGIGVTKRNMTTDFNAKWTILEQTRNNTVPLALALYGNIAIDGRDKDQFHEDFKSSNRLSSYAQVIVGRKFSDAISLQTGVSFSHYNLIEMGNYHDKVALHFNGRFKVSPQGSIIFNFDAPLDLDYLDSAENYDNPKPNLSFGYEISTSTHAFQIYMGNSSGLIQQDIIVNNHSKIDMDNFMIGFTITRLWNF, from the coding sequence ATGAGAAAAAATATATTTACATTATCATTCCTGCTTGTTTTTGCTTTTGGAAGCGTTCTGGCTCAGGAGACTGAAACTGAAAAAGTTATAGACAAGCCGGTTAGATCACCCTTTGAAAGCGGTTTTTTAATCGACAATCAAACAACTGTTATTCAACCGGTAAACACATTGGAATTTGCAATCCAACACAAATTTGGGACAGTTGAAAATGGACATTCTGATCTTTGGGGATTATATGCCTCAGGTGCAAACATACGTCTTGGATTAAGCTATGTGGTTGCAAATAATGTTCAGGTAGGTATCGGCGTGACAAAAAGAAATATGACAACCGATTTTAATGCCAAATGGACAATTCTTGAGCAAACCAGAAACAATACTGTTCCTCTTGCTCTTGCTCTTTATGGAAATATTGCCATTGATGGTCGGGATAAGGATCAATTTCACGAAGATTTTAAATCATCTAACCGATTGTCATCTTATGCACAGGTTATCGTTGGAAGAAAATTTTCAGATGCCATAAGTTTACAAACAGGAGTAAGCTTTTCACACTATAACTTAATTGAAATGGGTAACTATCATGATAAAGTTGCCTTACACTTCAATGGACGATTTAAAGTTTCACCACAAGGATCAATTATCTTCAATTTCGACGCTCCATTAGATCTTGATTATCTGGACTCTGCAGAAAACTATGACAACCCTAAACCAAACTTATCTTTTGGTTATGAGATTTCAACCAGTACTCACGCATTCCAAATTTATATGGGGAATTCAAGTGGTTTAATTCAACAGGATATAATAGTTAACAACCATAGCAAAATTGATATGGACAATTTTATGATTGGCTTTACAATTACAAGATTGTGGAATTTTTAA
- a CDS encoding cytochrome b/b6 domain-containing protein: MSTEGKIYLYPVWLRIWHAFNALGILVLIYTGLNMQFAKPGFELIRFDLAVTLHNYAGIIVSISYLVFFIGNLITTNRKYYKIKPKGLRKRLFKQIRYYTYGMFKNEDAPYPISEKRKFNPIQKYTYVAVMYLLVPIIIITGIALLFPELIIEEVYQVSGIFLTALLHAVIGFLISIFLIIHLYFSTIGKNPLSNFKSIITGWH, from the coding sequence ATGAGTACGGAAGGAAAAATATACTTATACCCTGTTTGGTTGCGCATTTGGCATGCTTTTAATGCATTGGGAATTCTTGTTTTAATTTATACCGGCTTAAATATGCAATTTGCTAAACCTGGATTTGAATTGATTCGGTTCGATTTAGCTGTGACTCTCCACAATTATGCTGGAATAATTGTATCAATCAGTTACCTGGTCTTTTTTATTGGTAACCTTATCACAACAAACCGAAAATATTACAAAATTAAGCCAAAGGGCTTGCGAAAGCGTTTATTTAAACAAATCCGATATTATACATACGGCATGTTTAAAAATGAAGATGCACCCTATCCTATTTCAGAAAAAAGGAAATTTAATCCAATTCAAAAATACACCTACGTTGCAGTAATGTACCTATTGGTTCCGATTATTATTATTACGGGTATCGCCCTTTTATTTCCTGAGTTAATAATTGAAGAGGTCTATCAGGTTAGCGGTATTTTTCTTACCGCATTGCTTCACGCTGTTATTGGTTTCCTAATTTCAATATTTCTTATTATCCATTTATATTTTTCTACAATTGGAAAAAATCCATTAAGTAATTTTAAGAGTATTATAACAGGTTGGCATTAA
- a CDS encoding glucose-6-phosphate isomerase, with protein sequence MEHIKLSVDKTLSFVSREEIFKFKEESKKHLTALHEGTGKGNDYTGWVELPSQITAAELKDIQETANNLKERVEVLVVIGIGGSYLGAKAVNDALANNFDMLQADNENPLVLYAGQNISEDYLYELMEILENIEFGICVISKSGTTTEPALAFRLLKELLEEGVGKEEAKERIVAITDESKGALRTLADQEGYKTFIIPDNVGGRYSVLTPVGLLPIAVAGHDITKLVEGAKSMQEYTFATNFEENPALLYAATRNALYAKGKGIEILANYNPKLHNIAEWWKQLYGESEGKELKGIFPASVDLTSDLHSMGQYIQEGQRNIFETVISIAKTKHKVVIPEDKDNLDKLNFLAGKRVDEVNKMAELGTQLAHVDGGVPNLKIELPELNEFYIGELLYFFEIACGVSGYILNVNPFDQPGVEAYKSNMFALLEKPGFEEETKKIKERL encoded by the coding sequence ATGGAACACATTAAATTAAGTGTCGACAAAACCTTGAGCTTCGTAAGCAGAGAGGAAATCTTCAAATTTAAAGAAGAAAGTAAAAAGCATTTAACTGCCCTTCACGAGGGAACAGGTAAAGGCAATGATTATACAGGATGGGTAGAGCTTCCATCACAAATTACAGCAGCTGAATTAAAAGATATTCAGGAAACTGCGAACAATTTAAAAGAACGTGTTGAAGTACTTGTTGTTATTGGTATTGGCGGTTCATATTTGGGAGCAAAAGCCGTTAACGATGCTTTGGCAAACAATTTCGATATGCTTCAGGCTGATAACGAAAATCCGTTGGTATTATACGCCGGACAAAACATCAGTGAGGATTACCTATATGAGCTGATGGAGATTCTTGAGAATATCGAATTCGGAATCTGTGTCATCTCTAAATCGGGAACCACTACAGAACCTGCTCTAGCATTCCGTTTATTAAAAGAATTACTTGAAGAAGGCGTTGGCAAAGAAGAAGCCAAAGAAAGAATCGTAGCTATCACCGATGAATCTAAGGGTGCTTTACGTACTTTGGCTGATCAGGAGGGTTACAAAACCTTTATCATTCCAGACAATGTAGGTGGACGTTATTCAGTTTTAACTCCTGTTGGATTACTTCCAATTGCAGTCGCTGGTCACGATATCACAAAATTGGTTGAAGGTGCAAAATCGATGCAGGAATACACTTTTGCAACGAATTTCGAAGAAAATCCTGCCCTGTTGTACGCTGCCACTCGTAATGCGCTTTACGCAAAAGGTAAAGGGATTGAAATTCTAGCCAATTACAATCCAAAACTTCACAATATAGCCGAGTGGTGGAAACAACTATATGGCGAGAGTGAAGGTAAAGAACTCAAGGGAATTTTTCCAGCTTCAGTAGACTTAACCAGTGACTTACACTCAATGGGACAGTATATTCAAGAAGGCCAGCGAAATATTTTTGAGACTGTAATCTCCATTGCTAAAACAAAGCATAAAGTCGTTATTCCTGAAGATAAGGATAATCTTGACAAGCTTAATTTCCTAGCGGGAAAGAGAGTGGACGAAGTCAATAAAATGGCAGAGTTGGGCACTCAATTGGCACATGTTGATGGTGGGGTTCCAAATTTAAAAATTGAGCTTCCTGAGCTGAATGAATTCTATATTGGTGAATTGCTTTACTTCTTCGAGATAGCTTGTGGGGTTAGTGGTTACATTCTAAATGTAAATCCATTCGACCAACCTGGTGTTGAAGCATACAAAAGCAATATGTTTGCCTTATTGGAGAAACCCGGTTTCGAAGAGGAAACAAAGAAGATTAAAGAAAGACTTTAG
- the lipA gene encoding lipoyl synthase has product MSFETVDDWCYKKDPWGGMKKKLFLADQSFVPKGNEKNIEKMMMKRKPDWLKIQLPKGDDYSYVNGIVRDHGLHTICSSGKCPNVGECWGNGTATFMILGNICTRACKFCNVKTGKPLEADWKEPRRLAKSIKLMKLKHAVITSVDRDDLEDGGSGIWAETIKEIRKDNPTTTLEVLIPDFNGKKEDIQRVIDEKPEVISHNLETVRRLTPEVRSRAKYDLSLQVLKQIADAGIVAKSGIMLGLGETEEEIYQVMDDLLAVGVKVMTIGQYLQPSRQHLTVEEYVTPETFKKYETVGLEKGFTFCESTPLVRSSYHAERHVKALDLKDLAKK; this is encoded by the coding sequence TTGAGTTTTGAAACTGTAGATGATTGGTGTTATAAAAAAGATCCTTGGGGAGGAATGAAAAAGAAATTGTTTCTAGCTGATCAATCGTTCGTCCCGAAAGGAAATGAAAAAAATATTGAAAAAATGATGATGAAGAGAAAACCGGATTGGTTAAAAATACAATTGCCAAAGGGTGATGACTACTCATATGTGAATGGAATTGTTCGTGATCATGGTTTGCATACGATCTGTTCAAGCGGAAAATGTCCTAATGTTGGAGAATGTTGGGGTAATGGTACGGCAACTTTTATGATTTTGGGAAACATTTGTACCCGAGCTTGTAAGTTTTGTAATGTTAAAACAGGTAAGCCACTTGAGGCGGACTGGAAAGAACCACGACGTTTAGCTAAGTCGATTAAGCTGATGAAGCTTAAGCATGCTGTAATTACTTCGGTTGATCGTGACGATCTTGAAGATGGTGGATCAGGTATTTGGGCTGAAACAATTAAAGAGATCAGAAAAGATAACCCCACTACAACTCTTGAAGTTTTGATTCCTGATTTTAATGGTAAGAAGGAAGATATTCAACGCGTTATTGACGAAAAGCCGGAAGTGATTTCTCACAACCTGGAAACGGTTCGCCGACTGACACCTGAGGTACGTAGTCGAGCTAAATACGATTTGAGTTTGCAAGTTCTGAAGCAGATTGCGGATGCAGGAATTGTGGCTAAATCGGGTATTATGCTTGGTTTGGGAGAAACCGAAGAGGAGATTTATCAGGTAATGGATGATTTGTTGGCAGTAGGCGTTAAGGTGATGACCATAGGGCAATACTTACAGCCTTCGCGTCAGCATTTAACCGTTGAGGAATATGTAACTCCAGAGACCTTCAAAAAGTATGAAACAGTAGGTTTGGAAAAAGGTTTTACTTTCTGTGAAAGTACACCTTTGGTTCGTTCTTCTTATCATGCAGAGCGCCATGTTAAGGCTCTTGATCTTAAGGATCTGGCAAAAAAATAA
- a CDS encoding cytochrome c3 family protein has product MRFSQQRISLLVFFLVSFTLNLKADNDCLRCHANQTHTIYNDWTERNEKRLMNPYFILDSLRMKAGVHRSFVCTDCHSSDYETYPHNGELKLEPLSTCIDCHGGDENFADYKFELIEEEFQKSTHARALGEQFTCSKCHSQHYYQAKARTSENVRDIVKFSNEMCMSCHDNTPRYQLMSDSVNPKLVETHNWLPNQKLHFESVRCIECHTQVKDSLMISHNILPKEKALKLCVECHTANSHLNASLYKYKNIQARTKKGKLGIILSNKSYVIGAYQNDILNLLSILIFMAIIAGVIVHSFFRIIKK; this is encoded by the coding sequence ATGCGTTTTTCACAACAAAGGATCTCTTTACTGGTTTTCTTTTTAGTTTCATTTACTCTGAATCTAAAAGCTGACAATGATTGCTTGCGTTGTCATGCAAATCAAACACATACGATATATAATGATTGGACTGAGCGTAACGAAAAACGCTTAATGAATCCTTATTTCATCTTAGATTCTTTAAGAATGAAAGCAGGTGTTCACCGTTCTTTTGTATGCACAGATTGTCACTCCTCAGATTATGAAACCTACCCACATAACGGAGAGTTAAAATTAGAACCACTTTCAACATGTATTGATTGCCATGGTGGTGATGAAAATTTTGCTGATTATAAATTTGAACTCATTGAAGAAGAATTTCAAAAAAGCACACATGCAAGAGCATTAGGAGAACAATTCACATGTTCAAAATGTCACAGCCAGCATTACTATCAAGCTAAGGCTCGAACAAGTGAGAATGTTAGGGATATCGTTAAGTTTAGCAACGAAATGTGCATGTCCTGCCACGATAACACCCCGAGATATCAGTTGATGTCGGATAGTGTTAACCCAAAACTGGTTGAAACACACAATTGGCTGCCAAATCAGAAACTCCATTTCGAAAGTGTCCGTTGTATTGAGTGTCATACTCAAGTGAAAGACTCACTCATGATCTCACACAACATTTTACCCAAAGAGAAAGCGCTTAAGTTATGTGTTGAATGCCATACCGCAAATTCTCATTTAAATGCGTCTTTATACAAGTATAAAAACATACAAGCAAGAACAAAAAAGGGTAAACTCGGCATCATACTTTCAAACAAATCATATGTCATTGGTGCCTACCAAAATGATATTTTGAACCTTTTGAGCATTCTTATTTTTATGGCAATCATTGCCGGAGTTATCGTTCATAGTTTTTTCAGGATCATTAAAAAATAG
- a CDS encoding NAD(P)H-dependent glycerol-3-phosphate dehydrogenase, with amino-acid sequence MNESSKIAIIGGGSWATAIAKILRENDVELNWYMRNVDTSSQFKKIGHNPRYLTDVDFDIDKIRFYNDINHIIEDSDLIIFAIPSAFLKNALSKLTVKLNDKFIVSAIKGIVPDENMIIGDFFHNIYQVPTDSIGVISGPCHAEEVAMERLSYLTISCQDAEKANFLAEKLECPYIMTTTSDDIYGTEYAAVLKNVFAIAAGICHGLRYGDNFQSVLISNAIQEIKRFVDTVHPIDRDIKSSAYLGDLLVTCYSQFSRNRTFGTMIGKGYSVKTAQLEMHMIAEGYYAVKCIKEINEKYKVHMPITTAVYNILYDRISPAIEITLLTEELR; translated from the coding sequence ATGAACGAATCTTCTAAAATAGCCATTATTGGTGGAGGAAGTTGGGCTACAGCCATTGCAAAAATCCTTCGGGAAAATGATGTAGAACTCAATTGGTATATGAGAAATGTAGATACAAGTTCTCAATTCAAAAAAATTGGACACAACCCACGCTATCTGACCGATGTTGATTTTGATATCGATAAAATTCGCTTTTATAACGACATCAATCACATTATTGAAGATTCTGATCTTATTATATTTGCCATTCCATCTGCCTTTTTAAAAAATGCCTTATCTAAATTAACGGTTAAACTTAATGATAAATTTATCGTTTCGGCCATTAAAGGAATTGTGCCTGATGAGAATATGATTATTGGAGATTTCTTCCATAATATTTACCAGGTTCCTACTGATAGCATTGGGGTTATCTCAGGACCATGTCATGCTGAGGAAGTTGCAATGGAACGCTTATCATACTTGACTATTTCTTGCCAAGATGCTGAAAAAGCCAATTTCTTAGCTGAAAAACTGGAGTGTCCTTATATCATGACGACAACTTCGGATGATATTTATGGTACAGAATACGCCGCCGTTCTTAAAAACGTTTTTGCAATTGCTGCAGGTATCTGTCATGGTTTACGCTATGGTGACAATTTCCAGTCCGTTTTAATTTCGAATGCCATTCAGGAAATCAAGCGTTTTGTTGATACCGTTCATCCTATTGACCGGGATATTAAAAGTTCTGCTTATTTAGGCGATCTTTTAGTAACTTGTTATTCCCAATTTAGTCGTAACAGAACTTTTGGAACCATGATTGGGAAGGGCTATTCAGTAAAAACAGCCCAACTTGAAATGCATATGATTGCTGAAGGTTATTATGCTGTAAAATGTATTAAAGAGATTAATGAAAAGTATAAGGTTCACATGCCTATAACAACGGCAGTTTACAACATTCTTTACGATCGTATATCTCCAGCTATAGAAATTACGCTTTTAACTGAAGAACTCAGATAA
- the lipB gene encoding lipoyl(octanoyl) transferase LipB gives MSKATVFRDLSSIDYKEAWDYQEALFDEVLKSKQANADLPAEEKKLSDNYLLFCEHPHVYTLGKSGNEQNMLLNMIQLQAKDATFHKINRGGDITYHGPGQIVGYPILNLETYDMGIKSYIYNLEQAIINCIADYGLQGHRLEGATGVWLDIDKPTVRKICAIGVRVSRWVSMHGFAFNVNTNLDYFGYINPCGFQDKGVTSLKKELGKELDIEEVKHNLKNHIAILFDMTFKND, from the coding sequence ATGAGTAAAGCAACCGTATTTCGCGATCTGTCTTCTATAGATTACAAAGAAGCCTGGGATTATCAGGAGGCACTGTTTGATGAGGTTTTAAAATCGAAACAAGCCAATGCTGATTTGCCAGCTGAAGAAAAAAAATTGTCTGACAATTACTTGTTGTTCTGTGAGCATCCGCATGTTTATACTTTGGGAAAGAGTGGGAATGAGCAGAATATGCTATTGAATATGATTCAGTTACAAGCAAAGGATGCTACTTTTCATAAAATTAACCGAGGTGGTGATATTACCTATCACGGACCGGGTCAGATTGTGGGTTACCCAATTTTGAATTTGGAAACATACGACATGGGTATCAAGAGTTATATCTATAATCTTGAACAGGCCATCATCAATTGTATTGCTGATTATGGTCTGCAGGGACACAGACTTGAAGGTGCCACCGGAGTTTGGCTGGATATTGATAAACCCACCGTCAGAAAGATCTGTGCCATAGGCGTCCGGGTTAGTCGATGGGTGAGTATGCATGGATTTGCTTTTAATGTCAATACGAATTTGGACTATTTTGGGTATATCAATCCATGTGGTTTTCAGGATAAGGGCGTAACCTCTCTAAAAAAAGAATTGGGTAAAGAGCTTGATATCGAGGAAGTAAAACATAATTTGAAAAATCATATCGCTATCTTGTTTGATATGACGTTTAAAAATGACTAA
- a CDS encoding Crp/Fnr family transcriptional regulator, with protein MFGKGLDVCCGSCPHAWPNFKNLSSDEIKELSKHRFQSNFSAGETIFKAGSPTASAVFLSSGIAKVYLEGFDGKKIILNLAKPGYLLAGPGNYVDSTHHYSVVALTDVTACFIDMNLIKSYVRKNPMFAEGYLKDISSKSLRIFYKMMSLVQKKMPGRMAEGILSLADEVYGADEFNPILSRQELGELTGMAKENVVRIMKEFCNEGIISTNGSTITIKDKEKLKLISANG; from the coding sequence ATGTTTGGAAAAGGATTAGATGTTTGTTGTGGTTCTTGCCCTCATGCTTGGCCCAATTTTAAGAATTTGTCTTCTGATGAAATAAAGGAATTGAGTAAACATAGGTTTCAATCTAATTTTTCTGCTGGTGAAACAATTTTCAAAGCAGGTTCTCCTACAGCTAGTGCTGTATTTCTTTCCAGTGGTATTGCAAAAGTTTATTTGGAAGGTTTCGATGGGAAGAAAATTATTCTCAACTTGGCAAAACCCGGATATTTGTTAGCTGGTCCGGGCAATTATGTTGATTCGACACATCATTACAGCGTTGTAGCACTAACGGATGTTACGGCTTGTTTTATCGATATGAATTTGATTAAGTCTTATGTTAGGAAAAATCCTATGTTTGCTGAAGGCTATTTGAAAGATATCAGTAGTAAATCGTTACGAATTTTTTATAAAATGATGAGCCTTGTTCAGAAAAAAATGCCTGGGCGAATGGCTGAAGGCATTTTGTCGCTTGCTGATGAAGTGTATGGTGCAGATGAATTTAATCCGATTCTTTCGAGACAGGAATTGGGTGAATTAACGGGGATGGCAAAGGAGAATGTCGTTCGGATAATGAAAGAATTTTGTAACGAAGGTATCATCAGTACCAATGGTTCCACAATTACAATTAAGGATAAAGAAAAGCTGAAACTTATTTCGGCTAATGGTTAA
- the lysS gene encoding lysine--tRNA ligase, with translation MNTLELSEQEVIRRNSLKELQALGIDPFPAAEYKVNVYSDEILANFDPEKNNYQEVVLAGRIMSRRIMGKASFIELQDANGRIQVYISRDDICPDEDKTLYNTVFKKLLDIGDFVGIKGYVFKTKVGETSVHTSELTVLSKSIRPLPIVKEKDGKVYDAFTDPELRYRQRYVDLVVNPKVKDTFIKRTKIINSMRELFNSKGYLEVETPILQAIPGGASARPFETHHNALDIPLYMRIANELYLKRLIVGGFDGVYEFAKDFRNEGMDRTHNPEFTVMEIYVAYKDYNWMMDFTEEMIEKVALDLHGKTKVTLGDKEIDFKRPFKRISMTDSIKEFTGFDITGKTEEELRAFCTEIGIEVDETFGKGKLIDEIFGEKCEGNYIQPTFITDYPVEMSPLCKKHRENPELTERFELMVNGKEVCNAYSELNDPIDQLERFQEQLQLGAKGDDEAMFIDMDFVRALEYGMPPTSGMGIGIDRLTMLMTNSQSIQDVLFFPQMRPEKKAAVDSDEKFIDLGISREWVEIIRKAGYQTVAAIKDIKPTKFHQEICGINKKNKIGLTNPSQEEVASWLA, from the coding sequence ATGAATACGTTAGAACTTAGTGAGCAAGAAGTCATTAGAAGAAATTCCTTAAAAGAACTTCAAGCTTTAGGAATTGATCCATTCCCTGCTGCCGAGTACAAGGTAAACGTGTATAGCGACGAAATTCTTGCGAATTTCGATCCTGAAAAGAATAATTATCAGGAAGTAGTCCTTGCAGGTAGAATCATGAGCCGCCGAATTATGGGTAAGGCTTCTTTTATTGAACTTCAAGATGCAAATGGCCGAATTCAGGTTTATATCAGCCGCGATGACATTTGTCCGGATGAAGATAAAACTCTTTACAACACGGTATTCAAAAAACTTTTGGATATTGGTGACTTTGTAGGAATTAAGGGATACGTATTTAAAACTAAGGTGGGCGAAACTTCGGTTCACACATCTGAATTAACTGTTCTTTCAAAATCAATACGTCCGCTTCCTATTGTGAAGGAAAAGGATGGAAAAGTATACGATGCTTTTACTGATCCTGAGTTGCGTTACCGTCAGCGTTACGTTGATTTGGTTGTGAATCCTAAGGTAAAAGACACATTCATCAAACGTACAAAAATTATCAACTCAATGCGTGAGCTATTCAATAGCAAAGGCTATCTTGAAGTTGAAACGCCAATTCTACAAGCAATTCCAGGTGGAGCTTCTGCCCGTCCGTTTGAAACTCATCACAACGCATTGGATATTCCATTGTATATGCGTATTGCCAACGAACTTTACCTAAAACGTCTAATTGTAGGTGGTTTCGATGGTGTTTATGAGTTTGCTAAAGACTTCCGTAACGAAGGAATGGACCGTACGCATAATCCTGAATTTACAGTCATGGAAATCTATGTAGCCTACAAAGACTACAACTGGATGATGGACTTTACCGAAGAGATGATTGAGAAAGTTGCTCTTGATCTTCATGGAAAAACAAAAGTTACCCTTGGAGATAAAGAAATCGACTTCAAACGTCCTTTCAAACGCATTTCGATGACCGACTCGATCAAGGAGTTTACTGGTTTCGATATTACAGGAAAAACTGAAGAAGAACTTCGTGCTTTCTGTACTGAAATTGGTATTGAGGTAGATGAAACTTTCGGTAAAGGAAAATTAATCGATGAGATTTTCGGTGAAAAATGTGAAGGCAACTATATTCAACCAACATTCATTACTGACTATCCGGTTGAAATGTCGCCATTGTGTAAAAAACACCGTGAGAATCCTGAACTGACTGAACGTTTTGAACTGATGGTAAACGGTAAGGAAGTTTGTAATGCTTATTCTGAGCTGAATGATCCGATTGATCAATTGGAGCGTTTCCAGGAACAATTACAACTTGGAGCTAAAGGTGATGACGAAGCCATGTTTATCGATATGGACTTTGTGCGTGCACTTGAGTATGGTATGCCACCTACATCAGGTATGGGAATTGGTATCGACCGTTTAACCATGTTGATGACCAATTCACAATCGATTCAGGATGTCTTATTCTTCCCACAGATGCGCCCTGAAAAGAAAGCTGCTGTTGATAGCGATGAAAAGTTCATTGACTTAGGAATTTCCAGGGAATGGGTTGAAATTATTCGTAAAGCGGGTTACCAAACTGTCGCTGCCATAAAAGATATAAAACCTACAAAGTTCCATCAGGAGATTTGTGGTATCAACAAGAAAAACAAGATTGGATTAACGAATCCTAGTCAGGAAGAAGTTGCTTCTTGGTTAGCCTAA